From a region of the Podarcis muralis chromosome 16, rPodMur119.hap1.1, whole genome shotgun sequence genome:
- the SERPIND1 gene encoding heparin cofactor 2, whose product MKLLLYSAFLSLTVTLALCGIKGLQEHFEQLGVQSLNPRGLHNNGTLSVANLSPEFHQENTVTNDLSTEGEEEEDYLDLENLFREDYDDVDIIDPDITSEFKQGNILKLFQGKTRIQRLNILNANFAFNLYRSLKDKANSSENILLAPVGISTAMAMISLGLKGQTQEEVLDSLGFTEFVNASSKYDITTIHNLFQKLTHRLFRRNFGYTLRSVNDLYIQKQFPVLSEFKNNMKRHYFAEAQLADFSDPTFISKANQRILKLTKGLIKEALVNVPPTTIMMVLNCLYFKGTWENKFPVEMTRKHTFRLNEKETVKVSMMQTKANFLATVDHELDCGVLQLPYVGNISMLIVLPYKPSSMRTLEKQLTPQLVEKWQESMTNRTREIMLPKFKLEKSYDLIEYLKKLGVNELFTQNGNYSGISEERINIEKFNHQGTITVNEEGTEAASVTTVAFMPLSAQIRFIIDRPFIFLIYEHRTNCLLFMGRVVNPNKL is encoded by the exons ATGAAGCTGCTGCTGTATTCCGCTTTCCTTTCCCTCACAGTAACACTTGCATTGTGTGGAATCAAAGGTTTGCAAGAGCATTTTGAACAACTCGGCGTTCAGTCTCTCAATCCTCGTGGGCTCCACAACAATGGGACTCTTAGCGTGGCCAATCTCTCGCCCGAGTTTCACCAGGAGAATACGGTGACCAACGACTTGAGCACTGaaggtgaggaagaggaagactatCTTGACCTTGAAAATTTGTTCAGGGAAGATTACGACGACGTTGACATAATTGATCCAGATATCACCTCTGAGTTCAAGCAAGGGAATATTCTTAAACTTTTCCAAGGGAAAACCAGAATCCAGCGCCTCAATATCCTCAATGCCAACTTTGCCTTCAACCTTTACCGGAGTCTGAAGGACAAAGCCAACTCCTCAGAGAACATCCTTTTGGCTCCAGTTGGAATTTCCACAGCCATGGCTATGATTTCATTGGGACTGAAAGGTCAGACGCAGGAGGAAGTGTTGGATTCCCTTGGTTTCACCGAGTTTGTCAATGCCAGCTCCAAATATGACATTACGACCATTCACAACCTTTTCCAGAAACTCACTCACCGGCTCTTCAGGAGGAATTTTGGCTACACGCTCAGGTCAGTCAATGACCTTTATATCCAGAAACAATTCCCTGTCCTCAGTGAATTCAAAAACAACATGAAGAGGCACTATTTTGCTGAGGCGCAATTGGCCGACTTCTCAGATCCAACCTTCATCTCGAAAGCCAACCAACGTATTCTGAAGCTCACCAAAGGATTGATAAAGGAAGCTCTGGTGAATGTACCCCCAACCACCATCATGATGGTCCTCAACTGCTtgtactttaaag GAACCTGGGAAAATAAGTTTCCCGTGGAAATGACACGCAAACACACATTCCGCTTGAACGAGAAAGAGACTGTGAAAGTTTCCATGATGCAGACGAAGGCCAATTTCCTGGCCACTGTAGACCACGAGCTAGATTGCGGGGTGCTCCAGTTGCCATACGTGGGCAACATCAGCATGTTGATTGTACTGCCGTATAAGCCGTCGAGCATGAGGACACTAGAGAAGCAACTGACTCCTCAGCTGGTAGAGAAGTGGCAGGAGAGCATGACTAACAG AACAAGAGAAATAATGCTACCTAAATTTAAGCTGGAGAAGAGCTATGACTTGATTGAGTATCTGAAAAAACTGGGAGTAAATGAGCTATtcacccaaaatggcaactattCTGGGATATCGGAAGAGAGAATCAACATTGAGAAG TTCAATCACCAGGGGACGATTACAGTGAATGAAGAAGGCACGGAGGCAGCATCTGTGACCACAGTAGCCTTCATGCCCCTTTCAGCTCAAATTCGCTTCATTATTGACCGCCCTTTTATCTTTCTCATCTATGAGCACCGCACCAACTGCCTGCTTTTCATGGGCCGAGTCGTCAACCCAAACAAGTTGTAA